One window of Nitrososphaerota archaeon genomic DNA carries:
- the rimI gene encoding ribosomal protein S18-alanine N-acetyltransferase, with the protein MQPMLARWVGEYLIRPCSEDDIPSVISINLVSLPEHYADYFFEELRRESPETFLVAEKNGHVVGYVMCRIEYGFSNLKRFNLVKKGHIVSIAVLEPHRGKGIGTALLQEAIKAMAKKKCSEAYLEVRISNERAISLYKRLGFTITSKIEFYYRDGEAAYVMTLPLDKESIGE; encoded by the coding sequence ATGCAGCCTATGCTTGCTCGTTGGGTAGGCGAGTATCTGATTAGACCTTGTAGTGAAGATGATATTCCTAGCGTGATATCTATAAACCTCGTCTCTTTACCTGAGCATTATGCCGATTACTTTTTTGAGGAGCTAAGGAGAGAGTCACCTGAAACATTTCTGGTAGCAGAGAAGAATGGGCACGTAGTCGGCTACGTAATGTGTAGGATCGAATACGGCTTCTCTAACCTAAAGAGGTTCAATCTGGTGAAGAAGGGGCATATAGTGTCAATAGCGGTCTTAGAGCCGCATAGAGGAAAGGGTATCGGGACCGCTTTGCTACAGGAAGCGATAAAGGCGATGGCGAAGAAGAAGTGCTCAGAAGCCTATCTTGAGGTGAGAATATCAAACGAGAGGGCTATCTCGCTTTATAAACGCCTAGGCTTCACAATAACCTCTAAGATCGAGTTCTACTACAGGGATGGAGAAGCAGCCTACGTCATGACCCTACCCTTAGATAAAGAAAGCATAGGAGAGTAA
- a CDS encoding ATP-dependent DNA ligase, whose translation MEATLLEFAEVCEKVRATSSKKQKISIVANYLRGLSRVDLPLACRLLTSRVFPPWDARAVNISYSTILDVLKEITGVDENRLKATYLKYGDLGSAAEELMQYKKVTTLLQTPLTLQNVYSALDSAASKKGEGAAEHRERVLKGLLALCSPLEAKYLVKVLCGEMRIGLDEGLLEEALAAAYGRSLKKVREAGLVVADIGENALIALDGAFDSLKLKLFHPTNFMLAEEMSFPQEVAEYFRCELYAEYKYDGVRAQIHSSEREVRIFSRRLEDITSSFPELFIPVGREVILDGEIVPYKDGLLPFQKLQQRLHRKTITQDVLNETPVVYFAFDILYYSGETCINKPLRERRAILEALDLKPPFYYANQTRVRTEAEIKEAFESSLKLGYEGLMIKRPDSEYTPGKRGKKWVKLKRELATLDVVIVAAEYGHGKRAGVLSDYTFAVKSKDGLKVIGKAYSGLTDEEILDITERLNKLTVKDLGHMKIVEPKIVLEVAFNNIQRSSRHNSGYALRFPRIKRIRWDKNVEEIDTLDRVKEIYERQTRKITV comes from the coding sequence TTGGAGGCAACCCTTTTAGAGTTCGCTGAAGTCTGCGAGAAGGTTAGAGCCACGTCTAGCAAGAAGCAGAAGATTAGCATAGTAGCCAACTACCTACGTGGACTTAGCAGAGTGGACCTACCCTTAGCCTGCAGACTTCTAACTAGCAGGGTCTTCCCACCTTGGGATGCTAGAGCCGTAAACATAAGCTACTCAACAATCTTAGATGTTCTGAAAGAGATTACGGGTGTTGATGAAAATAGGTTGAAAGCAACCTACCTCAAGTACGGCGACCTAGGCTCAGCGGCTGAAGAGCTGATGCAATATAAGAAGGTAACTACGCTTCTGCAAACCCCACTTACGCTCCAAAATGTGTATAGCGCATTGGATAGTGCTGCATCAAAGAAGGGTGAGGGTGCGGCTGAGCATAGAGAGAGGGTCTTAAAAGGTCTTCTTGCCCTCTGCAGCCCTCTGGAGGCGAAGTATCTGGTCAAGGTGTTGTGTGGTGAGATGAGGATTGGTTTAGATGAGGGGTTGCTTGAGGAGGCGCTTGCTGCAGCCTATGGGCGCAGCCTAAAGAAGGTTAGAGAAGCTGGGTTGGTCGTTGCTGATATCGGTGAGAACGCCTTAATTGCGTTAGACGGAGCCTTTGACTCGCTCAAACTTAAACTCTTCCACCCGACCAACTTTATGCTTGCTGAGGAGATGAGCTTTCCGCAAGAAGTTGCCGAATATTTTCGTTGCGAGCTTTATGCTGAGTATAAGTATGATGGTGTTAGGGCTCAGATACATAGCAGCGAAAGAGAAGTTCGCATCTTTTCACGCCGCCTCGAAGACATCACAAGCAGCTTCCCAGAACTTTTCATACCTGTTGGTAGAGAGGTTATATTGGATGGCGAGATAGTCCCCTATAAGGATGGGCTGCTGCCTTTCCAGAAGCTGCAGCAGAGGCTACACCGCAAAACGATTACACAAGACGTGTTAAACGAGACACCAGTCGTATACTTTGCCTTCGACATACTTTACTACAGTGGCGAGACGTGCATCAACAAACCTCTAAGGGAGAGGAGAGCCATACTTGAAGCGCTCGATCTGAAGCCACCCTTCTACTACGCTAACCAGACGAGGGTTAGAACTGAGGCTGAGATAAAGGAGGCTTTCGAGTCAAGCCTTAAGCTCGGTTATGAGGGGCTGATGATCAAGCGTCCAGACTCAGAATACACGCCGGGGAAGAGGGGGAAGAAGTGGGTTAAACTCAAGAGGGAGCTCGCTACGCTCGATGTGGTTATCGTTGCTGCTGAGTACGGGCACGGTAAGAGGGCTGGTGTGCTTTCAGACTACACCTTTGCGGTCAAGTCCAAGGATGGGCTTAAGGTTATAGGTAAGGCTTACAGCGGCTTAACAGACGAAGAGATATTGGATATTACCGAGAGGCTGAACAAACTCACAGTCAAGGATCTGGGGCACATGAAGATTGTAGAGCCGAAGATCGTCTTAGAGGTTGCTTTCAACAACATACAGCGAAGCAGCAGACACAACAGCGGCTACGCGCTGCGATTCCCGAGAATCAAGAGGATAAGGTGGGATAAGAATGTCGAAGAGATCGATACGCTAGATAGAGTTAAGGAAATCTACGAGCGGCAAACACGAAAAATAACGGTCTGA
- a CDS encoding transcriptional regulator, translating to MDKDKLIGVLLVIAGIVGIVIYGLLLWNYTVIVLAITAFVGVAAILGIVAWIGWTMATTPPPPPIEAEASSEEKPSEESKAGEAKSS from the coding sequence TTGGATAAGGATAAGTTGATCGGAGTTTTACTAGTTATAGCTGGGATCGTGGGTATAGTGATCTACGGGCTCTTGCTTTGGAACTACACTGTAATAGTCTTAGCTATAACAGCTTTCGTAGGCGTAGCAGCCATATTAGGTATAGTAGCTTGGATAGGTTGGACGATGGCTACAACCCCTCCTCCACCACCAATTGAAGCTGAAGCTTCCAGCGAAGAAAAGCCTTCAGAGGAGAGTAAAGCGGGCGAAGCTAAAAGCAGCTAA
- a CDS encoding class I SAM-dependent methyltransferase family protein: MGRLLKEALKDKLTPSELKALYAGFDVVGDIAVIKVPEALLPKKHMIAEALLSSLKNLRTVLLQTTPVEGEYRLRGLEVVAGEPRFETIHKEHGCLYKVNLSTAYFTPRLSAERLRVAKLVKEGEVVVNMFAGVGPYSILIAKKVKDVKVYSIDNNPEAYRYMQENIKLNKVEHKVIPLLGDAAEIIKNRLQRIANRVIMPLPEKALTYLPEAYQALKEGSGTIHYYEHVFYEKGEDPLQKAVEHVRGKAEFRFDVEYAGVVRDVGPRLAQVVLDLRVY; encoded by the coding sequence TTGGGTAGGCTCTTAAAAGAGGCGCTGAAGGATAAGCTTACACCGAGCGAGCTGAAGGCGCTTTACGCAGGCTTTGATGTGGTAGGAGATATAGCGGTTATCAAAGTGCCGGAAGCCCTTCTACCTAAGAAGCATATGATTGCTGAGGCTCTGCTGTCTTCGTTAAAGAATCTGCGCACCGTCCTTCTCCAAACTACACCAGTAGAAGGTGAATATAGGCTTAGGGGGCTTGAGGTCGTCGCTGGTGAACCTAGGTTCGAAACTATACACAAAGAGCACGGCTGCCTCTACAAAGTGAATCTGAGCACAGCCTACTTTACGCCTAGATTGTCTGCCGAAAGGCTTAGGGTAGCCAAGCTGGTTAAAGAAGGTGAAGTCGTCGTAAACATGTTTGCTGGTGTAGGCCCATATTCGATTCTTATAGCGAAGAAGGTTAAGGATGTCAAGGTCTACTCCATAGATAACAACCCCGAAGCCTACCGATATATGCAAGAAAACATAAAGTTGAATAAAGTTGAGCATAAAGTTATCCCACTGCTAGGCGACGCAGCTGAAATAATCAAGAATAGGCTGCAGCGGATCGCCAATAGAGTGATTATGCCCCTACCGGAAAAAGCTCTAACCTACCTACCCGAAGCCTACCAAGCACTAAAGGAGGGTAGTGGCACCATACATTATTATGAGCACGTCTTCTACGAGAAAGGTGAAGACCCTCTGCAGAAGGCGGTTGAGCACGTTAGAGGTAAAGCAGAGTTTAGGTTCGACGTGGAGTATGCTGGTGTGGTAAGGGATGTAGGCCCTAGGTTGGCTCAAGTCGTGTTAGATCTCAGAGTATATTAG
- a CDS encoding ribosome biogenesis/translation initiation ATPase RLI translates to MVHRVAAVDLDNCYSKKCGLVCIKFCPVNKGGAKCIVLDDKGKAVISEELCTGCGICVKKCPFKAITIVNLAEQLKKQQKIHQFGVNGYRLFRLPTPRKGAVVGLVGKNGVGKSTTIKILSGTLKPNLGFYDSPPDWDKIIEAFKGTELKEYFEKIASKSLRVSVKPQAVYLLSKLWKGTGRELIKAYNERGVADTLVESLNLKDALDKSISELSGGECQRLAVAVAASKDAEVYFFDEPSSYNDVYQRMAVAEVIRSLASEGRAVVVAEHDLTILDYLSDYIHILYGEPGVYGIVSKVQSSRTGINIMLDGYIPEENIRFRDRPIRFDVTAPIDEVGAQYPIASYTKMVKKYPGFTLTVDKGEIKKGEVIGILGANALGKSTFLKMMAGVEQPDEGSLMIAAKISYKPQYLNSDVDGDVKTLLDKVSNEKMKSGLYQSQIITPLGIHKLLDKQVRDLSGGELQKVAIAACLLQDADIYALDEPSAFIDVEDRFVLAKAINRFVKAEGKSALIVDHDIQLIDIVSDRLLIFTGNPGVEGRVSPALSKEDGMNLFLKSLGITYRRDVESGRPRVNKPGSKLDRLQKSLGSYYYVSRGAAE, encoded by the coding sequence ATGGTTCATAGGGTTGCTGCAGTTGACCTTGACAACTGCTACTCCAAGAAGTGTGGGCTTGTGTGTATAAAGTTCTGCCCAGTCAACAAAGGCGGAGCTAAATGTATAGTCTTGGATGATAAGGGTAAGGCTGTCATAAGCGAGGAGCTCTGCACAGGGTGCGGGATATGTGTTAAGAAGTGCCCCTTTAAAGCTATAACGATAGTGAACCTCGCCGAGCAGCTGAAGAAGCAGCAGAAGATTCACCAGTTTGGTGTTAATGGTTATCGGCTATTTAGGCTACCAACACCAAGGAAGGGTGCTGTAGTGGGGCTGGTGGGTAAAAACGGTGTGGGGAAGAGCACAACCATAAAGATACTTTCAGGCACACTAAAACCAAACCTAGGGTTCTACGACTCACCACCAGACTGGGATAAGATCATCGAAGCATTCAAGGGCACGGAGCTGAAGGAGTACTTCGAAAAGATCGCCTCTAAGAGCTTAAGGGTCTCTGTTAAGCCTCAAGCCGTATATCTGCTCTCGAAGCTGTGGAAGGGGACTGGCAGAGAGCTCATTAAAGCGTATAATGAGAGAGGTGTCGCTGATACACTCGTTGAGTCACTTAACCTAAAGGATGCATTAGACAAATCTATCTCTGAGTTGAGCGGGGGAGAGTGCCAGAGGCTTGCTGTCGCTGTAGCAGCATCTAAAGATGCGGAGGTCTACTTCTTCGATGAGCCTTCTTCATACAATGATGTCTACCAGCGGATGGCTGTAGCAGAGGTGATTAGAAGCCTCGCCTCAGAGGGGAGGGCGGTTGTAGTGGCTGAGCACGACCTCACCATACTAGACTACCTAAGCGACTACATACACATCCTCTACGGTGAGCCAGGGGTTTATGGTATTGTATCTAAAGTTCAGTCATCGAGAACAGGCATCAATATAATGTTGGATGGCTACATACCTGAAGAGAATATTAGATTTAGAGACCGACCGATCAGATTCGATGTAACAGCACCTATAGATGAAGTTGGTGCGCAGTACCCTATAGCGAGCTACACGAAGATGGTGAAGAAGTACCCCGGCTTCACACTTACAGTAGATAAGGGTGAAATCAAGAAGGGCGAAGTCATCGGAATACTGGGTGCTAACGCCTTAGGTAAATCGACCTTCCTTAAGATGATGGCTGGTGTAGAGCAGCCTGATGAAGGCAGCCTTATGATAGCGGCGAAGATTTCATACAAACCTCAGTATCTGAACTCCGATGTAGATGGTGATGTGAAGACGCTGTTAGATAAGGTTTCAAACGAGAAGATGAAATCTGGGCTATATCAGAGCCAGATAATAACCCCGCTCGGCATACATAAGCTGCTCGATAAACAGGTTAGAGATCTCAGCGGTGGGGAGCTGCAGAAAGTAGCGATAGCAGCCTGCCTCTTACAGGATGCCGATATCTATGCACTCGACGAGCCCTCAGCTTTCATAGATGTAGAGGATAGATTCGTTTTAGCCAAGGCGATAAACAGATTCGTTAAAGCAGAGGGTAAATCAGCACTCATAGTAGACCACGATATCCAGCTCATAGATATCGTATCAGATAGGCTTCTCATATTTACAGGAAACCCCGGTGTAGAGGGTAGGGTTTCACCCGCTCTCTCGAAGGAGGATGGTATGAACCTCTTCCTTAAGAGCCTCGGCATAACCTATCGTAGAGATGTGGAGTCTGGAAGACCTAGGGTAAATAAGCCGGGGAGTAAGCTCGATAGGCTTCAGAAGTCTCTGGGCTCCTACTACTATGTGAGTAGAGGTGCTGCTGAGTAG